The sequence below is a genomic window from Tachysurus vachellii isolate PV-2020 chromosome 2, HZAU_Pvac_v1, whole genome shotgun sequence.
tgtgtacctggcacAGTGCCTGACCAATCAGGGTTAATCCTATCCTGCTTCCTCAACTTAAACAGCTCCCATTGTTTTAACCCTCGTCTGAGCCGAAAGACACTGAAGACTGTTAGACTAAGACATGATGTGAAATAAACCTTTATTGATGCACTGTTTGATAGCTGAGAGAAGGTATTTAAGCAAGGGCATTGCTGGGTCAGCTCAGGCAAATGCTGTGGGCTGACGTGAATATCTGGACATTTGCACGTGGCTGAATGCAGATGTAAACACTGCAACATACCAGCCACAGTCACTCACTTCTTGCCACTTCTCCCTCTCccattttcttcatattttctcCCCAAACGGGTCACCTACCAATCCCCACCCACCTGCCAGCTCTCCCCTATCACACAACAGCTACCAGCTGGGAAAGACTGGATGTTAACACATGCTTCCTCGAGACACATGAAGCCAGCAAACCGCTGAACATCTTTGCTGCTTATTCTCAGTCACTGGACAGTGTAACAGATGGAGGAAAGAATGAACTGCCCTCTTCCACTTCCACAAGCTCACAGGCAGCCACTTTTgtctgttgttgctgttattgacaggagagagaacGTATGGCCACAAATGGCTGTGATAACACATACTGTCCCCTCCAAAAGTATCGGAACACAAAGGTCCGTTCTTTTGTTTCTCAAATACACTATTAGGGATTTGGATTTTAGGGACAAGATGAATTTAAGAccataaaacatttctacattaatTTCCTAATTTTTATatctaaatgtgtttaaattaaaacatggCACCTTTGGGTGAGCAAAAGTAAATGACCTATTAAAGAAAGTAACActtaatatttgtgttttttcccaATGGCAATAATTGCATCAAGCCAGCAAGATGTTTCAGGGGGTCTCTACtttcagtctcctcttcaggaTGTGAAATGATGACCAACAGGTTAAAATCCACACAATTCACTGTAAACTGACAGACAATGTTTCTGTaagatttctgaattcattctacTGCAATcgataatgattaataatcattaattaCCAGCAGCAGCCATGTGAGCTCAAGCCATGACACTTGACTGATGAGATGTTCttttggatcatgagcaaaCCCTTTTTCTCTCCATACTTTACATCAGTTTGTAGAggctctgtatttctttgtgaattccaATCTGGTCTTCTGATTCTTATTACTGATGTGTGCTGTGGTCTTTATATTTCTGCTCTTGAAGTCTTTATAGAACGGTGGGTTGTGATATTGTAAGTTGTTAGTGACATCATTGTTGTTTCTGGGTTTTACTTTACAATCTCGCACAATGTTTCTAATCATCTCCTCTTGTTTGATTTCCAACCTGTTGTATTGGTTATGCCCAAAGCTTGTGCAATGGCTGTTTTTCTTCAAAATGCCTTGGTCTTCTACCTTGACAGCTTGTCGTGGTCTTCATGGTGCCgtatcctttttaacaacaaatgcagtcttcacaATCAAAACCCAGAGCTCATCCCGAGAGTGGACTTTTAGAGATATTACAGAGATAAACAATCAACCTAACAGGACACACCCAGGCAATGGATGGGTTCAACAAACGGTGCATTGTTCTAAGTTGTTTGATGtatttagagataaatataaggAAATGCAAAACCAAGCTCTATTCTTCAGAGACTAAAACACTACTTCTAATATTAACCTACATGTATAAAAGCAGTTCTCTTAAACCTGATAAATCTTTCACACCAAATAGTGAGAGTTATATTGCGTAATTACCTCATGGCCAGAACGTCTGGGGCAAAGGGCATCAATCTCGTCAAAAAAGATGACACAGGGGGCAGCGTTTTGTGCTCTCTGGAACACCTGGCGAACTGCCCGTTCACTTTCACCAACATACTGCAGAAGAATTTGATTCAAGAAAAATTAAGAAActgtacaattttatttatacataacaCCTGACACGAGGAAATAAAACGATAAaaatatgtatcgcgatagacacgtaaTCGATAGCGATACAAAATGTGCTCGATAAAACGTTAGTGAACAAAGTgcagagaaagtccatggttgaggaaagagaggagaggaaattaTCTGTAGCTGAATCCAAgagtagtgaggaaaaagactcaggatcaggaagagaaacaaaaatgtgccagaagctacagaggaaggggagacagagtggaaGTTGTGGcaggtaagagcgagggggcaGTTTTAGGTAGGATAGTTTTAGGTAggtagtgatggtgaaggatagaAGGTGATGATCGGTGaggtgtagtggggtagcagtcatgtctgtagctggggGAAGACGGGTGAAATCCAGGTCCAGGACACTgcttcctttgtgtgtggggatgtagctgttgagtgtaaGGACAAAGGAGTCCAGAAGAGTTAGGGGGGaaatgtgtccatttcttccaggaagtctcctaggggaccaggagggcagtagacaacaatgataacaaggttgattggagaggtgactcaaatggcatggaattcaaaagaggagatggttaaatgagacaagaggagaagTGTAAAACACCATCTCCTTGACAATAACCACCACCCCTGCTTATTTtttgtggtgagtgagagaaagcataggcagaggataaagcagctgatgtagcagtgttctgtggagatatccaggtctctgttagcacgagaaaatcaaaggagtaatgggaagctAAAGCAAAGATgaaatcagttttatttactggcaattccagagcccacctaccaccactgtttgagactcacACAAGAGGAGGGTAGATAAAGTTATTTGAAATGTGACTTCTGCACTGTAGACAAGAGCATCTGCGACAGTAAGAGTTGaatacagagatgggtttgaggaacattttttaccagaagacaatatattcaaataaagagagttaaagcactcATCTAACATTACCTGAGCTTATAGCTCTCTACAAAGCACTTATATACCTCAGTATCAAGAAAATGACCATTTTACATGACAATACATGCCTTCTAACAAATAACCAGCATTCTGAAAGCAttatgattcatttaaaaagcatGATTTTGAACTCCTGGGACTTTAAACTAGAATGTATGGCACGTGAGCGCCTGTGGAACTCACCATGTTCAGTAGCTCGGGGCCCTTGACTGATATAAAATTTAAGCCGGACTCGTTGGCAACAGcctgtaataataaacagagaAGGTTAGTGTTTAAGCTGTAAGGCTGCTAATTTACAAACCCTGCTTAGAGACAATGTTTCTAGcagaaacacacatttactgtCTATCTTTTAGAGACTTCAGCCAAATCGATGTTTTGTGGATTTCTAATTCTCAATGAAGTTGTAGAACTGATGGTGGCtttgaaataaaatcaatcacTATGAATAAATAACAACTGATAGATACAGAAAAAGAGCAAATCTAGAGAGGAAACGTCGGTATACTTTGGCAAGAAGAGTCTTTCCACAGCCTGGAGGTCCAGCGAGCAGCACTCCGGCAGAGGCACTCAATCCCATAGCTTCGAACTGCTCTGGAAAACGTACAggagcctgaacacacacacacacacgcacacgcacacacacacacattctaatctcaaatcttttaaaatcttctacaaaacactgcagctttataaaacacttcaacTCTAAACATACGGGTTAATAAAGGATCTTCACATTATGTATTCGCAGTACATGACCTAAACAatgacattcacacactagCAATGTGAGGCTTTGGTAGCTTGTCAACTAGTTAGGAACATGACATGTCCTGGCAGAAAGAAATTCTtaaaactcacacaaacaccagcaGCTAAGTCACTGTATCAAGTCCATGTGCTCATGTAATTAAAGTCAGATACCATGTATGCAACTCCATCATACAACTGAGACAAACTGAGACTTTTGAGGGTAATAGAGGTCAAGCCTGAGTATACAGTGAGTTAAAGGATAAAAGATAATAGACGTCTAATAAACAACTGTATCAGAAGATATTCCTAGTATCTTTGTACATTCAGTACTTTTTGCATTAACATGTACTGTAATTCTCCAGCTTTGTAGTcacacagaacaaaacagattcccttttgagtctctGTTGGTCTTGTGTCtcagtttcttcctctttttttcttattatcagggagttttttcccatgacgccgtcacctccggcttgctcctTAGATATCGAGATCTAAATTCAGATTTTGTTCAGACGGCTTGTGACAATGATCTACACCAAacaaactgaactgtactgagcacagaGATCTGAAATTCAGGTCACAGCTGCTCTTTAAATTGCCCTGTTTTAGAAGTCAGTATGGAAGTCACTCCCTTTAAACAAATAGAAAGTTCATAAtgaatggggggaaaaaagatacataaataaaaaccaaaactaAAATTAGTGttttatcagtgtttttttttaaatctcatgtTATGATCTAATAGATTTCTGAACATTACTAAACTGTGTGCCAATCCTACCAAGATGGCCATGGTGAGTTCCTCCCAAATGTCCTGCAGTGCACCGACATCATCCCGGGTGACATCAGGCACAGTGGTGAAACCTTCACGCTTGGCAAATGGTTGGACCCGTGCCAAAGCCTCCCTGAAGTCATCCATGTTGATGCAGAGATCAGCAAGCTGTTCCTCACTCAGAGATTCGCTGTTTCTCAGCAGAGACAGCAGTTGTTCTAGCTCCCCCTGCTggtgaagagaaaaacaaatggcTTTCACAGCATAAAAGAGGCACTACCTCTTCCGTTCACCCACTTCCTTGTGTGTATAAATTATTTCACTTATACATAATATGCCTTCAGCATTCTGCAATTCTCACTTCAACCTAGTATGAACTTTCTGACTTGTGACCTAATTTATAAATCAGCAATTAAGCTGGCTGGAATCCTGCCTATTAATTTGAAGTGTCTTGACATTTTTCTAAACACTGTTCAATGTGTGACACAAATcacaaacaggaacaaaaactTGAATACAAGTGATGCATGAGAATCATTTAAATTTTCAATTTACTGAATttgcagaaaacagaaaattcCCATTTGATTTGTTGCTTGTCAAAAGAATCATAGCTTCGTCGGTCACTTGGTGATGTCTGTAAGGAGATACTGAAGCACTAGACAGTAGGAATATGAGAGCATTTGTTCCCCCTGCTATGTTTGTGTTCATCTTACATCATCAGAAACATGCATGAAGAACACAGTAAGGCACCTCACCTCTTCTGTGTCCCATGTTCTATGGAAACTAATGACGAAACACACGATTACTTTATTTCCTTAACAGGCCCGAGTACGAGTAATCTCACCAAGCCACATGACTGCTTCCACATGAACAATTATTTCTGCACGCTCTGCCTCAGACTAAACTGCCAGTGTGGAAGCCCACAAGTCTTCTAGACCTGCACAGTAACATCAGTTTGCAtgcatgtgtttttcttttttaatatagatCAGATCTTCTCCATTTAGATGCTCCAACAGGTGAAGTTCATTAAAACCACGGTTTAATACAGACAAAATGTTGATGGCTGCTCCGTGTTCTGagtcgccacagcggatcatgtggtccgcatattagatttggcgtAGGTTTTTAGTGGCTGGATTTGCGCCCTGCCTTTGAATCGAACCCGGACCGTGGCAATGAGAGCGCGGGATCCAGCCACTGGAGACCACCAGGAGGCGGACAGACAAAAACCTAAAGGTCTGAGAATATTTCCAGTGCAGTTATTAATTGAGTTCATTTCAGGTCATTTCTTAGTGAATGTTAATACAGATCACAACATTCAATTCCCCTTTTGATACTAGGCACAGATATAAGCACACCTACTTTTGGACTTAAATGATCTGAAGCCTGTCCACTGTCTTCTGCCACATCACTGGACGTGCTTACATCCTGGGACTTGGTCCTGACATCATCGATGTTCTGACACTTGATACCAGTTTCGAGCTGCAGCAGCAGGAGTCGGTTTACAGCAGTCATGGTTGCCTCACGGCGCAGTGCCATCAGATCCGCACCGACATATCCAGGTGTGAGCCGTGCCAGCTCTGCAAAATCAACGTCTTCTGCCAGCTTCAGCTTCCGACAAAGAGTACGAAGAATTCTGTAGcagaggaaaaaggaaaattGTTTATTAGGTGATGTACGAAATAAAGGTCATTGTTTTGCATGAGGTGCAGCACATGGAGTCGTTGCAGTGTAGGTCTGAGGGCTACGTACTTGATACGCACTACTTTGTCTGGCATTCCCAGACAGATTTGTCTGTCAAAACGTCCTGCCCTTCTCAACGCTGGATCTAAAGCATCGGGCCGGATGGTGGCTCCAATAACCAACACCTGAGCTGAGTTGTGTGAGGAATTCAAGTCTAAAGAGGAAGGAAAATACAGTCTGAGGATGAGAACATGACCGaagcaaacacacagttaaaaagCAAAAGCTTGTTTAtccttaaaaacaataatacaaaaagCGATAAGAATAAAGGAAgacacagattttaaaaaaatattatttatttttggcatttgacagacgcccttattcagagagacatacatttttatctcattttgtataactgagcaattgagggttaagggttaagtattttaaaaaacaaagggggtttttacacctggtcacttcatgcgttttctgtgatcagatagctatccgattgtaaaaagaccaggtctaaatgccctaaatgccgttttcgagacggatataaatccgatcgttcaaaccgcttcaggaggtggtctgggacacatttcagatgaaactggacagatgtaaatgaatgtggttgttaaagccacatacgtcagcgctatactcctcccaaacggaagtacgtcactcacaggtgatctttcacccaggtgtctcgttggggcTTAAAATGCACTGCAGCCGCCAGCAAAcagcagcaaacagtaaatgctgttttttgtagcataaccatcGTAAagttttttatcttctttttgattgcattctgaaaaccgcacacaccaaagcgtgttccatttcaattaccccggaaatgaggtaaaatatatttgtattttgggcgggagtagaaagatccgattcgccaagacgcatttgtgtggcctaatgtaaatggtatagttttaacaaatcagatagctatcggatcagaaaaaacacatgaaggaccaggtgtaaaaaggcccaaagaGTGGGGAAAACAAGATTACATTAATTTCTgactaaattaataaattgtatGCTTAAACATTTCCTTCATAACTTCCTCAGTCTTTGAACTTATTCTCTGTGCAGCTCTGGATTATTCTCAGCAGTAACATTGATCTCAGCCATTACTGGAGACGCAGAAAAGCTATAAAAGATTTTCAAACCtactttttcattatttctttgtttttgtattttatattacagttgttgtttttttttaaacatttggagCAAACCTCTCCATGCTAGATCAtctatcagagctgctgttacagaaaaataatcaacatctgCTGAACAAACAGATTTGAACGTTCTctagcactaacacacacaaacacacacacataaaatccTGCATTATAAAAATACAAGCTGCTCATTTCAGCAAATGTCTTGAACTGAACCATTAAATCAGGGGGTTTATTTTAATCATGAGCTTATCTCAAAACACTCACCATCCATGCAGGTGAGTAACTGAGCAACAATTCGTCTCTCCATGTCCTCGGAGGCCACCTCTCTCTTTGGGGCGATGGCGTCAATCTCATCAATGAACAGAATACAGGGAGCACTGCTCTGTACAGGAGGAagacaaatatgcaaatatattttgagGAGAAGTGGAAATAAATGTTGAATAacagatatactgtagtgtaaatATGATGGGAAGTTGGGTGTACACTATGTGACCAAAGGTGGAACACATGACGTCTCATTTCAGATTTATCCCAATTTTCTGTTACAATAATCTTTACTACTCTGCAAAAGATTTTCTCTAGTGCAAAGCTTTTGGGATTTGTGCCCATTTAGCCATAAGATCTTTAGGGAAATCAGAAACAGATGTTGGGTGAGtgggtctggggtgcagtcagtgttccagttcatcataAACATGTAATGTTTCAATGGGGTCGAGGTCAGTGGCTCCGAGTAGGACACTGtacttccactccaaccttaacaaTGTCGTCATGGAgattgctttgtgcacaggggcattgtcatgctggagcaggtTTGGGTCTCTTAGTGGAAGTAAAGGGAAATTAACGCAATTCTAGACAAATCAGTGCTCCCCAATTTGTGACAAGTTTTGGGGACAAACCACATACAAATGTGATGATCGGTGTCCACATACATATAGTGTATGTTTAGAGCAAGATCAGTATCTGTAAAAAGTCAATTCATGTTGAAtaacagtcacatacacaataaacagCTATACAATATGCTGcaatatttataatcatacctgcaaactcacaagaggtgaaaaaggtgacaaggttcgaaaccccccccccccccttcattttaagaacttaaaatgaagcactctgacaagaacataaagggaaaagacaacatttgcttcaagtgaaaaaagcacttttattaaacctatttttaCCAAcatttcttggaaataatttttctctgtacaatttgagtgccttggaactttaataaattgatgaacacaaatcttgctatttcttttgtttttttggctgcCACAAGCCTTTCAAGTGCCAGTTTTCGTTGTTTAGCAATAtgtctctttattgctttttgtttgttctctGCGGCTTGAAGTGAGGGACGAAATAGGTGATTGCCTTATcttgcttctgaatgctgattggtcaaaaaacgcgaggatgattgagacatgaggcgtcatctgcttactagtgcttcacattccagtccagttggtggtcggtgaatgcaccaaaagctggtttgccatccgccataaaaattcattagaagtagagacgcgaggcatcagcttgatagatggtttactacgctgcgtccaaaaccgccgcctaagcactacttcgcctaattattggatggaagtaagcggTTTCGGATGCAGCTAAAAgaagacacccccccccccccccaaccaaaaactcttcggatctacacgattcacacaaatgacatattaTGATTAAAAAATGCCGAATTTCGCCGAAAAGCGACTAGTTTGCAGGAATGTATAATGGACACGTCAGTGTATTGTCACTACGCTAATATCCCATTTGTTAGCTGGGGAGCATTTATGATGTCCTGAGTATGGTTCTGAAGGTAACATTAGAacagtcttctaacacgttacaatccttcacgctctctgagatcacaaaactcaggagttctggtagttcccagaatatctaagtctactaaaggtggtagagcgttttcttatttagcttccaagctctggaatagtcttcctgatagtgttcggggctcagacacactttccaagttcaaaagcagattaaaaactcatctctttagtcaggcatacacataatacatgggatccagacattgtaccagctccgattgtcttccgtgcgatgaagattttggacctccactgagacgaggccgactctgtgagaattctgagacatctacagatctaccagctccagttggactctgtgatactaagaggagatcttggactccatgtgatccttacaccaatacagcatttgtttgactgtatatttgtaatcacaccctccagtgtcacccatatgaggatgggttcccctttgagtctggttcctctcaaggtttcttcctttaccaatttaagggagtttttccttgccactgctgcctgagtcacccaagacttgctcattggggataaatacagtacatatacatacatacatacatacatacatacatacatacatacatagatacacacatacagtacatacatacatacatacatacatacatacacactgtgatctgtatatatcttgaatttttattatattaattctttatactactccttatgtttatcttttgttctatgtttatgttctgtaaagctgctttgagacaatgtccattgtaaaaagcgctatacaaataaacttgaaataatttaaaaaattgctTTAACACTAAACATTCTTAAGTTAGAGTTAGGGTTTTGTCCAGCATGGTACATTTAGGTTTCCATGATTTCTGTGTGcataagatgaatgaatttttgaacagaaacatgagataTACAAAGCTGCTTTCAGATTTGGCCAAAATAGGGTATTTCAGACAGCTCTATAACAGAAACATGACTGTTATAGATAAAAACactgtgtgttaaatattaTGGTATAAATTATatcataggtcactaacaggcggactgcggtctgggtccggacccagaagctgtccaatacggacccggacctagagc
It includes:
- the LOC132841838 gene encoding nuclear valosin-containing protein-like isoform X4 encodes the protein MINTWTKPPELQHSTVKFEDVGGSEEILMELCKLLIHMRHPEVYQQLVVMPPRGLLLHGPPGCGKTLLAEAVAGEMGWTILKVSAPELMSGIVGESEQKLPKLFKQAVSSAPCILFIDEIDAIAPKREVASEDMERRIVAQLLTCMDDLNSSHNSAQVLVIGATIRPDALDPALRRAGRFDRQICLGMPDKVVRIKILRTLCRKLKLAEDVDFAELARLTPGYVGADLMALRREATMTAVNRLLLLQLETGIKCQNIDDVRTKSQDVSTSSDVAEDSGQASDHLSPKQGELEQLLSLLRNSESLSEEQLADLCINMDDFREALARVQPFAKREGFTTVPDVTRDDVGALQDIWEELTMAILAPVRFPEQFEAMGLSASAGVLLAGPPGCGKTLLAKAVANESGLNFISVKGPELLNMYVGESERAVRQVFQRAQNAAPCVIFFDEIDALCPRRSGHESGASVRVVNQLLTEMDGLKKRRQVFIMAATNRPDIIDPEVIRPGRLDKVLYVGFPPAEDRHAILLAITKGGTKPRLDLDVSLREIAHDQRCDGFTGADLSALVRAASVEALNAHLHIPHAGHTFSSGSVKDIRVSRQDFEEAFKKLRPSVSKKDRLMYNKLRESLTGQ
- the LOC132841838 gene encoding nuclear valosin-containing protein-like isoform X1, with the protein product MINTWTKPPELQHSTVKFEDVGGSEEILMELCKLLIHMRHPEVYQQLVVMPPRGLLLHGPPGCGKTLLAEAVAGEMGWTILKVSAPELMSGIVGESEQKLPKLFKQAVSSAPCILFIDEIDAIAPKREVASEDMERRIVAQLLTCMDDLNSSHNSAQVLVIGATIRPDALDPALRRAGRFDRQICLGMPDKVVRIKILRTLCRKLKLAEDVDFAELARLTPGYVGADLMALRREATMTAVNRLLLLQLETGIKCQNIDDVRTKSQDVSTSSDVAEDSGQASDHLSPKQGELEQLLSLLRNSESLSEEQLADLCINMDDFREALARVQPFAKREGFTTVPDVTRDDVGALQDIWEELTMAILAPVRFPEQFEAMGLSASAGVLLAGPPGCGKTLLAKAVANESGLNFISVKGPELLNMYVGESERAVRQVFQRAQNAAPCVIFFDEIDALCPRRSGHESGASVRVVNQLLTEMDGLKKRRQVFIMAATNRPDIIDPEVIRPGRLDKVLYVGFPPAEDRHAILLAITKGGTKPRLDLDVSLREIAHDQRCDGFTGADLSALVRAASVEALNAHLHIPHAGHTFSSGSVKDIRVSRQDFEEAFKKLRPSVSKKVSALNARVPETIILLCRCLKIHCLFSRINKSRKVSEETVHTLSSFYSVCSLVCLFRCLSKTSAVL
- the LOC132841838 gene encoding nuclear valosin-containing protein-like isoform X3, which gives rise to MELCKLLIHMRHPEVYQQLVVMPPRGLLLHGPPGCGKTLLAEAVAGEMGWTILKVSAPELMSGIVGESEQKLPKLFKQAVSSAPCILFIDEIDAIAPKREVASEDMERRIVAQLLTCMDDLNSSHNSAQVLVIGATIRPDALDPALRRAGRFDRQICLGMPDKVVRIKILRTLCRKLKLAEDVDFAELARLTPGYVGADLMALRREATMTAVNRLLLLQLETGIKCQNIDDVRTKSQDVSTSSDVAEDSGQASDHLSPKQGELEQLLSLLRNSESLSEEQLADLCINMDDFREALARVQPFAKREGFTTVPDVTRDDVGALQDIWEELTMAILAPVRFPEQFEAMGLSASAGVLLAGPPGCGKTLLAKAVANESGLNFISVKGPELLNMYVGESERAVRQVFQRAQNAAPCVIFFDEIDALCPRRSGHESGASVRVVNQLLTEMDGLKKRRQVFIMAATNRPDIIDPEVIRPGRLDKVLYVGFPPAEDRHAILLAITKGGTKPRLDLDVSLREIAHDQRCDGFTGADLSALVRAASVEALNAHLHIPHAGHTFSSGSVKDIRVSRQDFEEAFKKLRPSVSKKVSALNARVPETIILLCRCLKIHCLFSRINKSRKVSEETVHTLSSFYSVCSLVCLFRCLSKTSAVL
- the LOC132841838 gene encoding nuclear valosin-containing protein-like isoform X2 — protein: MFEDVGGSEETLTELCKLLIHMRHPEVYQQLVVMPPRGLLLHGPPGCGKTLLAEAVAGEMGWTILKVSAPELMSGIVGESEQKLPKLFKQAVSSAPCILFIDEIDAIAPKREVASEDMERRIVAQLLTCMDDLNSSHNSAQVLVIGATIRPDALDPALRRAGRFDRQICLGMPDKVVRIKILRTLCRKLKLAEDVDFAELARLTPGYVGADLMALRREATMTAVNRLLLLQLETGIKCQNIDDVRTKSQDVSTSSDVAEDSGQASDHLSPKQGELEQLLSLLRNSESLSEEQLADLCINMDDFREALARVQPFAKREGFTTVPDVTRDDVGALQDIWEELTMAILAPVRFPEQFEAMGLSASAGVLLAGPPGCGKTLLAKAVANESGLNFISVKGPELLNMYVGESERAVRQVFQRAQNAAPCVIFFDEIDALCPRRSGHESGASVRVVNQLLTEMDGLKKRRQVFIMAATNRPDIIDPEVIRPGRLDKVLYVGFPPAEDRHAILLAITKGGTKPRLDLDVSLREIAHDQRCDGFTGADLSALVRAASVEALNAHLHIPHAGHTFSSGSVKDIRVSRQDFEEAFKKLRPSVSKKVSALNARVPETIILLCRCLKIHCLFSRINKSRKVSEETVHTLSSFYSVCSLVCLFRCLSKTSAVL